One Tamlana carrageenivorans genomic region harbors:
- a CDS encoding PoNe immunity protein domain-containing protein, with the protein MIKQFLEKDFYHKHMNLYDSHKSKWNIYCGYWSFEAAAVVKIMNLDDSSFIDNQYYPKDLVHKLKEAPKRKGLLGRFGF; encoded by the coding sequence TTGATAAAACAATTTTTAGAAAAGGACTTTTATCATAAACATATGAACTTGTACGATAGTCATAAAAGCAAATGGAATATTTATTGTGGTTACTGGAGTTTTGAAGCTGCAGCAGTTGTGAAAATTATGAATTTAGATGATAGTAGTTTTATCGACAATCAGTATTATCCAAAAGATTTAGTACATAAACTAAAAGAAGCGCCTAAAAGGAAAGGTTTGCTTGGTAGATTTGGGTTTTAA
- a CDS encoding transglutaminase domain-containing protein: protein MQKLILICCFLIIIGRVGFSQGNLQSIQNFEVLSQKVLNHFEFEPKKKMAAQFLLQGMLNQGSVLPIWKDRSNKIIQLNEFQYESFETAVAAFNSFSSKGAIRSLEYVRDIEQIDANFLIKNIEHSFTTWQESPWYKNYTFENFCEYVLPYRNSLEPLEKDLKQKYSSFYKGIFYTASNSADPVDVCTELIKSLAHIQFVDKRRYPQPMLSVDQIRFRGQGNCTDLANMVLLIGRSIGLGITYDYTPYYAASSNSHYWNSVLDRDCNFIPFNGNSDLPYIYNATSKRMGKVLRQTFSAQKNSLPALIPIDYIPTNKLKLANVIDVTNEYVATSSITYVFQQNPAVRVGYITVFNQGEWKPLWWSELDKNSKAVFENMGRNIVYLPGYVKPSMVSGKSNQTLDLEEYPILLQTNGLPRILKPSLNSLFSAKISRFNEEDFGYKDFNSIELENEKFYNLYYWNGDWKFIGRKKCENNGLYFDKLPRNALFRITPDVQDGFERIFTIEPNSNKILWY, encoded by the coding sequence ATGCAAAAACTTATTTTGATCTGTTGTTTCTTAATAATAATAGGTAGGGTTGGTTTCTCCCAGGGTAACTTACAAAGTATTCAAAATTTTGAAGTGTTAAGTCAAAAAGTATTGAATCATTTTGAATTTGAGCCTAAAAAGAAAATGGCAGCGCAGTTTTTACTTCAAGGAATGCTAAATCAAGGCTCTGTATTGCCCATATGGAAGGATCGAAGCAATAAAATTATTCAATTAAACGAATTTCAGTACGAATCATTTGAAACAGCAGTTGCTGCCTTTAATTCATTCTCCAGTAAAGGTGCAATTAGAAGTTTAGAATATGTTAGAGACATTGAGCAAATCGATGCAAACTTTTTAATAAAAAACATAGAGCATTCATTTACAACTTGGCAGGAGAGTCCGTGGTACAAAAATTATACTTTTGAGAATTTTTGTGAATATGTCCTCCCGTATAGAAATTCTTTAGAGCCATTGGAAAAGGATTTAAAGCAAAAATATTCTAGTTTTTATAAAGGGATATTTTACACTGCATCTAATAGTGCAGACCCTGTAGATGTATGTACTGAGCTAATTAAATCCTTAGCGCATATTCAATTTGTTGATAAAAGAAGATACCCTCAACCGATGCTTAGCGTCGATCAGATTCGTTTCAGAGGGCAGGGTAATTGTACTGATCTTGCAAACATGGTTCTGTTAATTGGGAGATCTATTGGCTTGGGGATAACCTATGATTATACACCATATTATGCAGCCTCATCAAATTCACATTACTGGAATTCAGTTTTGGATAGAGATTGCAATTTCATACCGTTTAATGGAAATAGTGATCTACCCTATATTTATAATGCCACAAGCAAGAGAATGGGTAAGGTCTTAAGACAAACTTTTTCTGCTCAAAAAAACAGTTTACCGGCACTTATTCCAATTGATTATATTCCTACAAACAAATTGAAACTTGCAAATGTTATAGACGTTACTAATGAATATGTTGCGACCTCGTCTATCACGTATGTGTTCCAACAAAATCCAGCTGTTAGAGTTGGTTATATTACAGTATTCAATCAAGGGGAATGGAAACCATTATGGTGGTCCGAATTAGATAAGAATTCTAAAGCTGTTTTTGAGAATATGGGACGTAACATCGTATATCTTCCTGGTTATGTCAAACCTTCAATGGTCTCGGGAAAATCGAATCAAACTTTAGATCTCGAAGAGTACCCTATTTTATTACAAACAAATGGTCTCCCAAGAATCCTTAAGCCAAGTTTAAATAGTCTTTTTAGTGCTAAAATATCAAGATTTAATGAAGAAGATTTTGGTTATAAGGATTTTAATTCTATTGAATTAGAAAATGAAAAATTTTACAACCTGTATTATTGGAATGGTGATTGGAAATTTATCGGACGAAAAAAATGTGAAAATAATGGATTGTATTTTGATAAACTTCCTAGAAATGCACTATTTAGAATAACACCAGATGTTCAGGATGGTTTTGAGAGAATTTTTACAATAGAACCTAATTCAAATAAGATTCTCTGGTATTAA
- a CDS encoding acyl carrier protein, protein MSDIASRVKAIIVDKLGVDENEVVTEASFTNDLGADSLDTVELIMEFEKEFDIQIPDDQAENIATVGQAISYIEAAK, encoded by the coding sequence ATGTCAGACATTGCATCAAGAGTAAAAGCGATTATCGTAGACAAATTAGGAGTAGATGAGAACGAAGTTGTTACTGAAGCTAGCTTCACAAATGATTTAGGAGCAGACTCTTTAGATACTGTAGAATTAATTATGGAGTTCGAAAAAGAATTCGATATTCAAATACCAGATGATCAAGCTGAAAATATCGCAACAGTTGGTCAAGCTATTTCTTACATAGAAGCAGCAAAATAA
- a CDS encoding phosphoribosylglycinamide formyltransferase, translating into MKRIVIFASGSGSNAENLIRFFENSETATVVQVLTNNPQAKVLDRAKKLNVSALSFNSIAISKTEDVLNILKASKPDLIVLAGYLWKFPDNILNAFPNKVINVHPALLPNYGGKGMYGMHVHNAVVANKETQTGITIHYVNEHYDEGAIIFQATCEVDPTDTADDVAAKIHTLEMEHFPKVVEELLHA; encoded by the coding sequence ATGAAACGCATTGTGATATTTGCCTCAGGAAGCGGCTCTAATGCCGAAAATTTAATTCGTTTTTTCGAAAATAGCGAAACGGCAACGGTCGTGCAGGTGCTCACAAACAATCCTCAAGCGAAAGTATTGGATCGGGCAAAAAAACTTAACGTTAGTGCTTTATCCTTTAACAGCATAGCCATCTCAAAAACGGAAGACGTCCTTAATATTCTAAAAGCCTCTAAGCCAGATTTAATAGTGCTTGCAGGATATCTTTGGAAATTCCCCGATAATATATTGAATGCCTTTCCTAATAAAGTCATTAATGTACATCCTGCTTTACTCCCTAATTATGGCGGAAAAGGCATGTATGGTATGCATGTTCACAATGCGGTGGTTGCCAACAAAGAAACACAAACAGGCATCACCATACACTATGTGAATGAACATTACGATGAAGGCGCCATTATTTTCCAAGCTACTTGTGAAGTTGATCCAACCGACACAGCCGATGATGTTGCTGCAAAAATTCATACCTTAGAAATGGAGCACTTTCCTAAGGTGGTAGAAGAACTACTCCATGCGTAA
- a CDS encoding SEL1-like repeat protein — MKHIYLIFFIHVSGYLGAQQFTGLCKMDTYITLEHIYGSELVLQDVENGHNELIRLAEKGCVEAIFQLGYLYYVSDYNYRLSEKENLKNIYKIFNNNNLAFKYLNEAVELGHVPAMSYLGDLYRKGVACDLNYERALELYEEAYVLGDQKSAYNIGYCYFKGLGNIQQSYEEAIKWFERTDYPMAKHWLAICYYFGHGVSIDKQKTLEILSSNKGNLNSPTLLEHLEELMADESDGLLTPTNVVHEEEKMDSVEEILNADEYSLEHEVKITDLSLDNLEGEWVGQFLDLDYAGGKIMRSFSANFTISKQNGSGRLIYEASIDTIINKGKVEIFDNSLYFEDFKLVLPRLYKDHPKIPNYEYEILSADLELKSIDNMSYLTALVETKNITTDEPGSPKLLVLTSDKIFTENGEEISEDILEQLLKDQDKNFISLYPNPFENDLLIHYELETEVVTTIQIYSLDLSFSETVIDNEYQGKGKKVYHYDGSALKKGYYAVRVITNGKEHTKIIAKI, encoded by the coding sequence ATGAAACATATTTACCTTATTTTTTTTATCCACGTTTCTGGATATTTAGGTGCCCAACAATTTACAGGCTTGTGTAAAATGGATACTTATATCACCTTAGAACATATTTATGGTTCTGAACTTGTACTTCAAGATGTAGAAAATGGACATAATGAATTAATTCGATTAGCAGAAAAAGGATGCGTCGAAGCTATATTTCAATTAGGTTATTTATACTACGTAAGTGATTACAATTATAGGCTTTCGGAAAAAGAAAACTTGAAAAATATATATAAAATATTCAATAACAATAATTTGGCCTTTAAGTATTTGAATGAGGCTGTTGAATTAGGGCATGTGCCTGCTATGTCATACTTAGGGGATTTGTATAGAAAAGGAGTTGCTTGCGATTTAAATTACGAAAGGGCCTTAGAATTATATGAAGAGGCTTACGTCTTAGGTGATCAAAAATCAGCTTACAACATAGGGTACTGTTATTTTAAAGGGTTAGGAAATATCCAACAAAGCTATGAGGAGGCTATTAAATGGTTTGAAAGAACAGATTATCCCATGGCCAAACATTGGTTGGCTATCTGTTATTATTTTGGACATGGTGTAAGTATCGATAAACAAAAAACATTAGAAATTCTGTCATCCAACAAAGGTAATCTTAACAGTCCAACATTATTAGAACATTTAGAGGAATTAATGGCTGATGAATCAGATGGATTGCTAACTCCAACAAATGTCGTGCATGAAGAAGAAAAAATGGACTCTGTAGAAGAGATACTTAATGCGGATGAATATAGTTTGGAGCATGAAGTAAAAATTACTGATTTGTCGCTTGATAATCTAGAAGGTGAGTGGGTTGGACAATTTCTAGATTTAGACTACGCTGGCGGCAAAATCATGAGAAGTTTTTCTGCGAATTTTACCATTAGTAAACAAAATGGTTCAGGAAGATTAATTTATGAAGCTTCAATTGATACGATAATAAATAAGGGGAAAGTAGAGATTTTTGATAATAGCCTTTATTTTGAAGATTTTAAACTAGTGTTACCTCGACTTTATAAGGACCATCCGAAAATCCCAAACTATGAATATGAAATATTATCGGCTGATTTGGAATTGAAATCAATTGATAACATGAGCTATTTGACTGCGTTGGTTGAAACAAAAAATATTACAACTGATGAGCCTGGATCCCCGAAATTATTAGTGCTGACTAGTGATAAAATATTCACAGAAAATGGGGAAGAAATATCTGAGGATATTTTGGAACAACTTTTAAAAGATCAAGATAAAAACTTTATTTCTTTATACCCTAATCCATTTGAAAATGACCTTCTAATACATTATGAGCTAGAAACTGAAGTAGTAACAACTATACAAATTTATAGTTTGGACCTTAGCTTTAGTGAAACAGTGATTGATAACGAGTATCAAGGCAAGGGAAAAAAAGTATACCATTATGATGGCAGTGCACTAAAGAAGGGGTACTATGCCGTAAGAGTAATTACCAACGGAAAGGAACACACTAAGATAATTGCAAAGATTTAA
- a CDS encoding PfkB family carbohydrate kinase, with product MSKLVIVGTVAFDAIETPFGKTDKILGGAATFIGLAASYFNVDTAAVSVVGGDFPQEYLDLLSNKNIDISGIEIVKDGKTFFWSGRYHNDMNSRDTLITELNTLADFKPVVPENYKDAEVVMLGNLHPLVQTSVLDQMETKPKLAILDTMNFWMDCALDDLLNVIKRVDVITINDEEARQLTGEYSLLVAAEKIQTMGPKYVVIKKGEHGALLFHKDQAFYAPALPLKAVFDPTGAGDTFAGGFAGFLAKSNDFSYENMKNAVIFGSTLASFCVEKFGTERTQNLSNQEVHQRLLQFKDLTQFDIELA from the coding sequence ATGAGTAAATTAGTAATAGTTGGCACAGTAGCTTTTGACGCTATTGAAACGCCTTTCGGAAAAACTGATAAAATTCTTGGGGGCGCTGCAACTTTTATCGGTCTTGCGGCTTCTTATTTTAATGTCGACACTGCTGCTGTTTCTGTAGTAGGAGGCGATTTTCCGCAGGAATATTTAGACTTATTATCCAATAAAAACATTGATATTTCAGGAATTGAAATCGTTAAAGATGGTAAAACATTCTTTTGGAGCGGACGCTACCACAACGATATGAATTCTCGAGATACCTTAATTACAGAACTAAATACCTTGGCAGATTTCAAACCTGTGGTTCCTGAAAACTACAAAGATGCCGAAGTGGTAATGTTAGGAAATCTACATCCTCTCGTCCAAACTAGTGTTTTAGATCAAATGGAGACCAAGCCCAAATTAGCCATTTTAGATACCATGAATTTCTGGATGGATTGCGCTTTAGACGATCTATTAAATGTGATTAAGCGTGTGGATGTGATTACGATAAACGATGAAGAAGCTAGACAGCTAACAGGAGAATACTCGCTGTTAGTGGCAGCCGAAAAAATTCAAACCATGGGACCTAAATACGTGGTGATAAAAAAAGGAGAACACGGTGCCTTATTATTTCATAAAGACCAAGCGTTCTATGCTCCTGCATTACCTTTAAAAGCCGTATTTGACCCAACAGGTGCTGGCGATACTTTTGCCGGTGGCTTTGCTGGTTTCCTTGCTAAAAGCAACGATTTTTCTTATGAAAACATGAAAAACGCTGTGATCTTTGGGTCTACTTTAGCCTCTTTTTGTGTGGAAAAATTTGGTACAGAACGCACCCAAAATTTATCAAATCAAGAAGTACATCAACGCTTATTACAGTTTAAAGATTTAACCCAGTTTGATATAGAATTAGCATAA
- a CDS encoding viroplasmin family protein yields the protein MSKSKKKYYTIWKGHKTGVFDSWNTCKSLIKDYPSAQYKSFPTLDAAKKALDGSYFDHVGKNKSFESALSPEQLKKIGKPNYHSIAVDAASSGNPGVMEYRGVDTKTKKQLFIQGPFEEGTNNIGEFLALVHGLALLKKNNSDRIMYTDSKIAMSWVKKKTCNTKLKRNAKNKAVFDLVDRALDWLKNNTYQTTIVKWETKAWGEIPADFGRK from the coding sequence ATGTCGAAATCTAAAAAGAAATACTATACCATTTGGAAAGGTCACAAAACTGGGGTTTTTGACTCTTGGAACACTTGTAAATCTTTAATTAAAGATTATCCTAGTGCCCAATACAAATCTTTTCCAACTTTGGATGCTGCCAAAAAAGCTCTGGATGGTAGTTATTTCGACCACGTTGGAAAAAACAAATCTTTTGAAAGCGCCTTAAGTCCCGAACAACTTAAAAAAATAGGAAAACCCAATTACCATTCTATTGCCGTTGATGCAGCCTCTAGCGGAAACCCAGGTGTTATGGAATACCGCGGGGTCGACACAAAAACAAAAAAACAACTTTTTATTCAAGGCCCTTTTGAAGAAGGCACCAATAATATAGGAGAATTTTTAGCCCTAGTGCACGGTTTGGCCTTATTGAAAAAAAATAACAGCGACCGTATTATGTACACCGATTCTAAAATTGCGATGAGCTGGGTAAAGAAGAAAACCTGCAATACCAAATTAAAACGCAATGCCAAAAACAAGGCGGTTTTTGATTTGGTTGATCGCGCTTTAGACTGGTTAAAAAATAATACGTACCAAACCACCATCGTAAAATGGGAAACCAAAGCTTGGGGAGAAATTCCTGCTGATTTTGGAAGAAAATAA
- a CDS encoding carbohydrate-binding protein → MKLFNYLLILCCTFQLTAQNYSGTITDKSTGAFIEGALVTLVETNQQITTTGNGQFSFSVTDNSPRTLQINKAGYVFEDLRSLTPTTNIDIQLRVKIKSTATSRWENYLSSCTAYNNPNIPDDVNWNVTFTETNLTGDFAPDATYTRRDPSAVIQHNGLYYVWYTYKLSETSTYFGTNDVNDNVFPWDYCDIYFATSVDGYNWDEQGVAVARGASGRFDDRSVFTPEIFEHENKFYLIYQAVQHPYIERVKNTVAMAVADSPNGPWTKLESPILRATDNGIWATNSTSRLDVIEKGDFDSHKVHDPCLMFYNNKFYLYYKGERMGEERYCGEREIRWGVAIADQPTGPYIKSEYNPITTSGHEVSVWQYNNGIAIIQKLDGPERGSVQFSTDGVNFEMKGTATHVPDALGIFRSNTEGTTPSAGVTWGLAHQLNWDQVQGGWMHLKRFDLVQEVNEPSSDAIIIEAEDFEATKNEVGYAPNGYDGVHANATGVDHVNRQDWMEFTVYIPETGMYELTYLISTPSDNAAVQMQIDGQIVANTTVPNNGSWSNYELLKHQSLIHIESGVYVIRILANGSNDWQWNMDKFYLEKQSALGVYPQGSDVLDDLYVYPNPSKSFLYIGNLKQSVNYKIYDLLGRHVSQGIVGPKKSVEITNFEEGQYVLMLEYKKAKQSLMFIKA, encoded by the coding sequence ATGAAACTTTTTAATTACCTACTTATACTTTGCTGTACATTTCAACTCACGGCACAAAACTATTCAGGGACCATTACCGATAAATCTACAGGTGCTTTTATTGAAGGCGCCTTAGTGACTTTGGTTGAAACTAACCAACAAATTACAACAACAGGCAACGGACAGTTTTCATTCTCGGTAACCGATAATTCGCCTAGAACTCTTCAAATTAACAAAGCAGGCTATGTTTTTGAAGATTTAAGAAGTCTTACGCCAACCACTAATATCGATATTCAGCTAAGAGTTAAAATAAAAAGCACGGCAACGTCGCGTTGGGAGAATTATTTATCGAGTTGCACCGCATATAATAATCCAAATATCCCAGATGATGTCAATTGGAATGTCACCTTTACCGAAACGAATTTAACAGGCGATTTTGCTCCCGATGCCACTTATACCCGTCGTGATCCTAGTGCGGTTATTCAGCATAATGGCTTGTATTATGTGTGGTACACTTATAAATTATCGGAAACCTCAACCTATTTTGGTACCAACGATGTTAACGATAATGTGTTTCCTTGGGATTATTGTGATATTTATTTCGCTACCTCTGTAGATGGTTATAATTGGGATGAACAGGGTGTTGCTGTGGCTCGGGGAGCTTCCGGTCGTTTCGACGATCGCTCTGTGTTTACACCAGAAATCTTTGAGCATGAAAATAAATTCTATTTAATATATCAGGCGGTTCAGCATCCCTATATCGAGCGGGTAAAGAATACCGTAGCTATGGCGGTAGCCGATTCGCCTAATGGTCCATGGACGAAACTAGAGTCGCCTATTTTAAGAGCCACCGATAATGGTATTTGGGCAACAAATTCTACAAGTCGTCTTGATGTGATTGAGAAAGGCGATTTTGATAGTCATAAGGTGCATGATCCTTGCCTCATGTTTTATAATAATAAATTTTACCTATACTATAAAGGCGAGCGTATGGGCGAGGAACGCTATTGTGGAGAGCGCGAAATTCGTTGGGGCGTTGCTATTGCCGATCAACCAACGGGACCGTATATTAAATCGGAATACAATCCTATAACAACTTCGGGGCATGAAGTAAGTGTTTGGCAATATAATAATGGTATTGCTATCATTCAAAAATTGGATGGTCCCGAAAGAGGCTCGGTACAGTTCTCTACCGATGGGGTAAATTTTGAAATGAAGGGTACAGCAACACATGTACCTGATGCATTAGGTATTTTTCGTTCAAACACGGAAGGCACAACACCTTCAGCTGGGGTTACTTGGGGATTGGCACATCAACTTAATTGGGATCAGGTGCAAGGCGGTTGGATGCATTTAAAACGTTTTGATTTGGTACAGGAAGTCAACGAACCCTCAAGTGATGCCATTATTATAGAAGCCGAAGATTTTGAAGCTACTAAAAATGAAGTGGGATATGCACCAAATGGTTATGATGGTGTGCATGCCAACGCCACAGGGGTTGATCACGTTAACCGCCAAGATTGGATGGAGTTTACAGTATATATTCCTGAAACTGGTATGTATGAACTCACGTATCTTATAAGTACGCCTTCAGATAATGCTGCTGTGCAAATGCAAATAGATGGACAAATTGTTGCTAATACGACCGTGCCTAATAATGGTAGTTGGTCGAATTACGAGCTTTTAAAGCATCAATCGCTTATTCATATTGAATCTGGTGTTTATGTGATTCGCATTTTAGCAAATGGAAGCAACGATTGGCAATGGAATATGGATAAGTTTTACTTAGAGAAACAATCGGCATTAGGCGTTTATCCGCAGGGCAGTGATGTTTTAGATGACTTATACGTGTATCCAAATCCTTCAAAATCATTTTTGTATATCGGTAATCTTAAACAATCGGTAAATTATAAGATTTATGATCTTTTAGGAAGACATGTATCACAGGGCATAGTAGGTCCAAAAAAATCGGTTGAAATTACAAATTTTGAAGAAGGACAATACGTGTTGATGCTGGAATATAAAAAGGCTAAGCAGTCTTTGATGTTTATAAAGGCATAG
- a CDS encoding amidophosphoribosyltransferase, with translation MSDALKHECGIAVIRLLKPLEYYKEKYGSAFYGVNKMYLMMEKQHNRGQDGAGLASIKLDTKPGERYISRVRSIAQQPIQDIFAQINDRVNKEFKEHPEYMDDVAAQKKNIPYIGEVLLGHVRYGTFGKNSVESVHPFLRQNNWMHRNLIMAGNFNMTNVKELFGNLIELGQHPKEYTDTITIMEKIGHFLDDEVSKVYRDLKKEGYNKQQASPLIAERLKVAKILKRAAKNWDGGYAMAGLIGHGDAFVLRDPAGIRPAYYYKDDEVVVVASERPVIQTVFNVEFDKVKELDPGQAIIVKKSGEVRFKKILEPLERKSCSFERIYFSRGSDAEIYQERKKLGKLLMPKVLEAIDNDTKNTVFSYIPNTAETSFFGMIEMAEAYINEKKTEAILNGQRSLSAAKVTEILSERARVEKIAIKDVKLRTFITEDSSRDDLVAHVYDVTYGVIKPNDNLVIIDDSIVRGTTLKKSILKMLDRLNPKKIIVVSSAPQIRYPDCYGIDMARLEDLIAFRAALELLKDQGKYDIVKEVYEKCITQTELADKYVQNFVKEIYDPFTDEQISDKISELLSDESVKAEVKIIFQPVENLHKACPEHLGDWYFTGNYPTVGGNRVVNRAFINFFEGNRERAY, from the coding sequence ATGAGTGATGCCTTAAAACACGAATGTGGAATAGCTGTTATACGCCTATTAAAACCTTTAGAATATTATAAAGAAAAGTATGGCAGTGCATTTTATGGGGTAAATAAGATGTATTTAATGATGGAAAAACAGCACAATCGCGGTCAAGATGGTGCTGGATTAGCCAGTATTAAATTAGATACAAAACCAGGAGAACGCTACATTAGTAGAGTCCGTTCGATCGCCCAACAGCCTATTCAAGATATTTTTGCTCAAATTAACGATCGTGTTAATAAAGAATTTAAAGAGCATCCAGAATATATGGATGATGTAGCTGCACAAAAAAAGAACATCCCTTACATTGGCGAAGTATTACTAGGTCACGTTCGTTATGGTACCTTCGGAAAAAATAGTGTAGAAAGCGTACACCCTTTTTTAAGACAAAACAACTGGATGCACCGTAATTTGATTATGGCTGGCAACTTTAATATGACGAATGTTAAGGAGTTATTCGGAAATCTTATCGAATTGGGGCAACATCCAAAGGAATATACCGATACCATTACCATTATGGAAAAAATTGGTCATTTCTTAGATGATGAAGTGAGCAAGGTTTACAGAGATTTAAAAAAGGAAGGTTACAATAAACAACAAGCGTCTCCGCTCATTGCCGAGCGTTTAAAAGTAGCTAAAATATTAAAACGTGCTGCTAAAAACTGGGATGGAGGATATGCTATGGCTGGACTTATTGGTCACGGTGATGCCTTCGTATTAAGAGACCCTGCAGGTATTCGTCCAGCATATTATTATAAGGATGATGAAGTGGTTGTAGTCGCTTCTGAACGCCCTGTAATTCAAACTGTTTTTAATGTTGAATTTGATAAAGTAAAAGAATTAGACCCAGGACAAGCTATTATTGTTAAAAAATCTGGCGAAGTTCGATTTAAAAAAATCTTAGAACCTTTAGAAAGAAAATCTTGTTCTTTTGAGCGTATTTACTTTTCAAGAGGTAGTGATGCCGAAATTTATCAAGAGCGTAAAAAGCTAGGAAAATTATTAATGCCAAAAGTGCTTGAAGCAATAGATAATGACACCAAAAACACGGTGTTCTCATACATTCCTAATACAGCCGAAACGTCGTTTTTTGGTATGATTGAAATGGCTGAAGCCTACATTAACGAGAAAAAAACGGAAGCCATATTGAATGGTCAACGTTCCTTATCGGCTGCCAAAGTAACCGAAATTTTATCGGAGCGTGCCCGAGTGGAGAAAATTGCAATTAAAGATGTAAAACTAAGAACCTTTATTACCGAAGATAGTAGTAGAGATGATTTGGTAGCGCATGTTTACGATGTGACTTATGGCGTTATAAAACCTAATGATAATTTAGTAATTATAGACGATAGTATTGTAAGAGGGACGACTTTAAAGAAAAGTATCCTTAAAATGCTTGATCGTTTAAACCCGAAGAAAATCATCGTGGTATCGTCGGCACCTCAAATTCGTTACCCAGATTGCTACGGTATTGACATGGCACGTCTTGAAGATTTAATTGCTTTTAGAGCCGCTTTAGAGCTTCTTAAAGACCAAGGTAAATATGATATTGTTAAGGAAGTGTACGAAAAATGTATTACGCAAACGGAACTTGCCGATAAATACGTCCAAAATTTTGTAAAAGAAATTTACGATCCGTTTACGGATGAGCAGATTTCAGATAAAATCTCAGAATTATTAAGTGACGAAAGTGTAAAAGCTGAAGTTAAAATTATTTTCCAACCAGTAGAAAACCTACATAAAGCATGTCCAGAACACCTAGGTGATTGGTACTTTACAGGGAATTACCCTACCGTTGGAGGTAACAGAGTGGTTAACAGAGCTTTTATTAACTTTTTTGAAGGTAATCGCGAACGTGCATATTAA